The following are from one region of the Primulina eburnea isolate SZY01 chromosome 17, ASM2296580v1, whole genome shotgun sequence genome:
- the LOC140817996 gene encoding uncharacterized protein, producing MRVFVDSGSFVNVIFKEFLLQMDLQGYQLETVETTLFGFAGHAVYAEGEIVLPLTLGTRELRKIVMTTFTVVDTPSAYNIILERPFMNELKAVASIYHQKIKFSVGNQVREVRGDQPYSRKCYVEAV from the coding sequence ATGAGGGTTTTCGTTGATTCCGGCAGCTTTGTGAATGTCATATTCAAGGAATTTCTATTGCAAATGGATTTGCAAGGGTATCAATTAGAAACAgtagaaaccacactttttggTTTTGCTGGTCACGCTGTGTACGCGGAAGGAGAGATTGTTTTGCCCTTGACTCTGGGCACCCGGGAATTGAGGAAGATAGTCATGACCACTTTCACAGTTGTGGATACTCCTTCTGCATACAACATCATATTGGAGAGACCGTTCATGAATGAGTTGAAAGCCGTAGCATCCATATATcatcaaaagatcaaattttCGGTTGGAAATCAAGTGAGAGAAGTACGAGGAGATCAACCATATTCCCGGAAGTGTTATGTGGAAGCAGTCTAG
- the LOC140817997 gene encoding uncharacterized protein, whose product MSTRNPLSIILDQNKLIGPNYHDWFRNLKIVLNSEKIAYVLYNEPPKEADPDISRTELAKLEKHWDHDLQAKSYMLASMSNELQRRFEEAVNAADIHLHLKELMIGLIEKLVGLDLVIPSELSTDILLLSLPASFDGFVVNFNMNKLEATLEELVNMLTNYEATIKKEKPVLLVGSSYGTKKGAPNKGKKRSAPPKKNKPNKKPYKKANSGPTKPDKSEHDAAVQPSY is encoded by the exons ATGTCTACTCGTAACCCGCTTTCAATCATTCTCGATCAAAACAAATTGATTGGCCCTAACTATCATGACTGGTTTAGAAACTTAAAGATTGTTCTGAACTCCGAAAAGATTGCGTATGTGCTTTATAATGAGCCACCTAAGGAGGCGGATCCTGATATCAGTAGGACTGAATTAGCTAAGCTTGAGAAACATTGGGATCATGATCTCCAAGCTAAGAGCTACATGTTGGCTTCTATGTCGAATGAACTTCAGAGGAGGTTCGAGGAGGcggtgaatgctgctgacattcaccttcatctgaaagaatt gatgattgggctcattGAGAAGTTGGTGGGACTCGATTTGGTTATACCTAGTGAGCTCTCGACTGATATTCTCTTGTTGTCTTTGCCTGCCTCGTTCGATGGATTTGTGGTTAAttttaatatgaacaagcttgaggccacccttgaagagttggtcaatatgCTCACTAATTATGAGGCCACAATTAAAAAGGAAAAGCCTGTTCTTCTAGTGGGTTCTTCGTATGGTACGAAAAAGGGAGCCCCAAATAAAGGCAAGAAGCGTTCTGCCCCTCCaaagaagaacaagcccaaCAAAAAGCCATACAAGAAAGCAAATTCGGGGCCCACAAAGCCTGACAAGTCAGAGCAT